GCGGCTCTTCCCGGGAGCCGAAACGGATGCGGTGCTCCGGGTGTACGTGCAAAAGCTCCGCCAAAGCCTCGCCCCTTGGGTGGTGGAAAGGGTACCCGGGGGCTACCGCCTGGGGAAGCCATGAGCCTTAGGGCCCGCTTAGCCTATGCCTTCTTCCTTCTGGCCGCCGCCATCGGCCTCCTTTCCCTCCTTCTGGGGTACGTGGTCTTCCGCAACCTGGTGGAGCGGGACATCGCCCTGGACCTGGCGGAGGTGACGGGACGGGTCCTGAAAGCCTTGGAAATCACCGATGCGGGCCCCAGGCTCAGCCAGGGGGATGTCTTCCTGGGGACCCATTATGTCTTCGGCTTCCGCCTTTCCCGGGATGGAGTGCCCATCCTGGAGGGAGGTTTCGCCCCCAAGGAGGGAGATGCCTGGCGCACGGCCAAGGTCCCCTGGAAAGAGTACGTGTTAGAGGTCCACCTCCGGGTTGAGGAGTACCGGCGGGCCCTTGGCACCTATCTCAGGGCAAGCCTGAGCCTCCTCTTGCCCCTCCTGCTCCTGGCCGCCTTTCTCGGGTCCTACTTCGCCGGGGTTCTTTCTAGGCCCCTGCAGGAGCTGGCCCAGGCGGTGGAAAGCCTCTCCTCCCTTCGCTTTCCCAAACCCCTGGCCCCGGTCCGGGAACGGGAACTCGCCCGGGTTATCCATAGCTTCAACCGCCTGGTGGAGGCGGTCCGGGGAGCGCTGGAACGGGAAAGGCTCCTCACCCGCTACGCTTCCCACGAGCTCCGAAGCCCCCTGGCGGTGCTCCGGAGCCAAGTGGAGGCGCTCAAGGGAGGTCTTCTCCCCTTAGAACGGGTCCTCCCCCACCTGGAAGGTGCCCTGGCCCGCATGGAAAGGACCCTCGAGGGACTCCTGGCCCTAAGCCGAGCGGAGGGGGACCTGGAAGTGGACCTGCTTCCCCTAGAGCTTACGGGGTTCCTGAGGGACTACCTGAAGGGTCAGGAGGGGGTGCGGTTTCGGTACCTTCCCGCTGCGGAAAGTGGTCCAGGGCTAGGCCAACTGGACCCAGGACCCACCGAGCCCGCCTGGATCCTTGCCCATCCCCTTCTGCTGGAAAGAATGCTGGATAACCTCTTGGAAAACGCCCAGCGCCACGGGGCACCCCCGGTGGAGATCGGGGTTGGCGGTGGAAAGGAAGAGGTGGTCATAGAGGTGAGGGACCATGGGCCCGGGGTGACGGAAGAAGCCCTGCCCCACTTGACCCAGCCCTTTTTCCGGGAACGTAAAGAGCGGGAAGGGCTGGGCTTGGGCTTGGCCCTGGTGGAGCAAGGGGTGAAGCGCCTGGGCGGAACGCTGGAACTGGAAAATGCCCGTCCGGGCTTGCGGGTACGCTTGAGGCTTCCGAGGTGGCGCGGTGAGGCGGCGGACCTTTCTCGTTAAGCTTCTCCCCCTCCTGGCTGTGGCCCTCTTGCCCTCAGCATGGGGAGAAGAGGGGAAGGAAGGGGGGAAAAGGAAAAGTGAGGAGGGGAAAAAGCGCAGGGATGAGGCCAAGGAGGATAACCGGTCCACCCCCCGTTACTACGGCCAGGTGGAGGGGGTTGAGGAGGACACCCTCTGGGTGGGTGGCCGGGCCCTACAGGTGCGCACCCCCCTTCTCCCCTACCTGGCCCCTGGCATGGTGGTGGAGGTGGGCCCGGAAGGCCTCGCTGTGCTAAGCCCGGCCACTTGGTCCTACTACCAGGGTCCTGGAAGCCTCGTGGGCCTGGGGCAGGGACCGGTGCGGGCCTGGTGGGGGGAGGGCGGGCTTCTCTGGCGGGTCCTGCCCGGGTATGGCGGGCAGGCCTCCTTGGTGGCTCGGTACCGCCGGGGAACGTGGCAGGCGGTGCCCAAGGGCTTTAGCCTCCCCCGCCCTCCGCAGGAGGGATGGTGGCTTTTAGCCCTGGAGGGCAAAACGGGAAAGTTGATCCGGCGGCTGGAGTGAGCAGGCTAAGCCTCCCCCTCCCAAAGCCGCTCCCAAGGGTCTTGTGCCCGAAGCACTTGCCAACCCTCTCCCGTCCAGAGGAGCTCCAAAGGCCTTGGGGTATCCAGGTAATGGAGGCTCATGCTGCTTCCATAGGCGCCCGCCTCGAGGATGGCAATGGCCTCCCCCTCCCGGGGCACGGGTAGGCGCACCTCCCGGGCCAGGATGTCGCCTGCCTCGCAAGCGGGACCCGCCAGGTCAAAAATCCCTTCCTCCCGGCCCCCTCGCGGGTAAAGGGGCAGGACGGGGTGGCGGGCCCCATAAAGGGCAGGCCGGATGAGGCTGGTCATCCCGGCGTCCAGGAGGACATACCGCCTTCGGGTCTCCTTGAGGCCCACCACCCTGGACACCAGGACCCCCGCCTCGGCCACCAGGTACCTTCCCGGCTCCAACCACACCTGGGCCCCATAAAGCCGGGCCAGGTTCCCCATGGGTCCTCCTAGGAGCTCCAGGGGAAGGTCCAAGGCGAAGCCCCCTCCCAGGTCCAAGACCTCCACCGGCCCCACCTGGGGATGGAGGGCCTCGAGGACCCGATAGCCCTCCAGGAAATCCTCCACCCGGCCCAGGGCCGAGCCCAGGTGGAGGTGAAGGCCCAAAAAGGTTAACCCCCGTTCCCGGATGGACCTCACTAGCCCCGGCACCGCCTCCGGCAACACCCCGAACTGGCTTTCCCCCCTCCCGGTGGCCAGGTGCCCGTGCGTGCTCACCGGGAGGTCCGGGTTCACCCGCAGCAACACCCTGGCCTCGGGAAGGTGCCGGGCCACCCGCCCCACATCCCCTTCGGAGTCCAGCACCACAAGGGGTGCCCGTCCCCTCAGGGCGGAAAGGGCCTCAGGGGTTTTCACCGGACCGTTCCACACCACCTGGTCCGGACTAAAGCCCACCCGGTAGGCCCTGAGCACCTCCCCCAGGGAAACCGCCTCGGCCCCGAGGCCGAGGGCCCTGAGGCGCCGAAGAAGCCCAAGGCGGGGATTGGCCTTCAAAGCGTAGAAAAGGCGGGCAAAGGGGAAGGCTTCCCTCAGGCGCGCCCACCGGGCCTGGATCCGCCCCCAGTCGTAGGCGTAAAAGGGGGTGGGATACCGATCCAAGGCTTCCCGCAAGGCCGTCTGAAAGGCGGGATCCAGCATCCTACCCCTTAAGGCTTCCCAGGGTAAGGCCCTGGATGAAGTAGCGCTGGGCCACATCCTCCGTCATGTCACCTCCGCGGCCAGGGCATTTCCCACCGCCCGCCGCAAGGGGGCCAGGGAGGGGCGGTGCCGGGTGGGATGCACGGCGTTGGTCAAAAGGGCCCAGGCGTACCCCCGCACGGGGTCCACCCATAGCCCCACCCCGGTGAAGCCCGTGTGGCCGAAGGCCCCTTCCGAGGCCAGGCTCCCCCCTTGCCAGCCAAGCCTTTTCCTCTCCCAGCCCAAAAGCCTTTCCCCATGGGGCCTTGCCATTTCCTCCAAGGCCGCCCGGGAAAGCCAGGTGCCCTGGAGGATGGCCGAAAGCTGGTCCAGCACACCCTCGAGGGTGCCAAAAAGCCCCGCGTGCCCGGCCGCCCCCCCAAGGGCAAAGGCGTTTTCGTCGTGCACCTCCCCCCTTAGCACCCGCTTCCTCCAGGGGCAAAGCTCCGTGGCCGCGCTCCGCTCCTTGGGAGGGGCAAAGGTGAGGCCAGGCGGTAGGGGAAAGTGGGCTAGCGGCCTGCCCCGCACCCGCTCCAGCAGGATCCCCAGGAGGATGTAACCGATGTCGGAGTAAGTGGGTTCCCCCAAGGGCCAGGGGTGTTGCAGCACCCGGGCCTTTAGGGCCTCCCCCTCTCCCCAGGTGTACAAAGCCTCCCAGGCGGGGAGGCCTGCGGTGTGGGCCAAAAGGGCCCGCACGCTTACCCCCTTAAGGGGATGGTCCTTAAGCCAGAGGATCTCGGGGAGGTGCTGGGAGAGGGGGTCATCCAGATCCAAAAGGCCCTCCTCCACCGCCCGCAACACCTCCCGCAAGGTAAAAAGCGGTTTGGTAAGGCTCGCCAGGTCAAAGTAGAAGCCCTCCTCGAGGGGCACGGGCTCAGGCACCTGCTGAGCCAGGCCCAGGTGGAAGGCCTCCCTGCGCCCATCGGCATACACCACCCCAAAGGCCAGCCCAGGCACCACGCCCCGGACCACCGCCTCCTCCAAGAGGGCCCTGGCCCGCATGGCCCCAAGTGTATAACGGTCTGCCATTGGTAGGCAAGTGGTAGAATGGCGCCATGGCCCACGGCCCCCTTTACCTGGAACTGGCCCGGCGGCTCAGGGAAGGCATCCTGCAGGGCAACTTCCAGGACACCCTCCCCCCAGAACGGGCCTTGTCCGAGGCCTTCGGGGTATCCCGGGACAGCGTGCGCAAGGCCTTGGACCTTCTGGAGGAGGAAGGCCTGGTGGTGCGCCGGCAAGGAAGCGGCACCTTTGTGGCCAAAAGGGCCACCTTCCGCACCCGGCTCAAGGGGTTTAGCGAGGAGATGGAGGCCCTGGGGATGAGGCCCGGCACAAGAACCCTGGGAGTGGAAAAGGGCCCGGCCACCCCGGAGGAGGCCATGGCCCTGGGGCTATCCCCGGGGGAGGAGGTGCTCCGCCTGGTGCGCCTCAGGCTTGCGGACGGGGAGCCCATGGCCCTGGAACGGGCCACCTTGCCCGCCTGGGCCCTGGAGGAGGCCCCCCCGGGTTCCCTCTACCGGGCCCTCGAGGCCAAGGGCCTTAGGCCCGTGCGCGCCCTGCAACGCCTCCGGGCCGTGGCCGCCCGAGAAGAGGCCAGGCTCCTGGGGGTGGAGGCAGGAAGCCCCCTCCTTCACCTGGAAAGGATCAGCTACCTGGAGGACGGAAGGCCCATAGAACGGGTGAAAAGCTGGTACCGGGCCGACCGGTACGAGCTCTTGGTGGAGCTCTCATGAGGGTACTGGGCCTCATGTCGGGAACCAGCGCCGACGGGGTGGACCTGGTTCTGGCGGAGTTCACGGGCTCCCCTCCGGATGTGGTTCACCGGGTCCTGGCCCACCGGGAGGTGGCCTACCCGGAGGAGCTTAGGACCCGGGTGCTTCGGGCCATGCGCCACGGGGACACCCGGGAGCTCGCCCTCCTCCACCACGACCTGGGGCGGTTCTATCTGGAGGCCGCGCTCCCTTTCAAGGGAAGCGCTCACTTGGTGGCCCTTTCGGGCCAGACCGTCTGGCATGAGCCACCCCGGGCCACCTTCCAGCTGGGGGAGCCCAGCCACCTGGCCCTGGGCCTTAAGGTGCCGGTGGTCCACGGCTTCCGGGGCATGGACCTGGCCGCAGGAGGCCAAGGGGCTCCCCTGGTGGCCTATCCGGACCTCCTCCTTTACGGGGAGGCGGGAAAGCGCAAGGCCGTGCACAACCTTGGGGGAATCTCCAACCTGACCTATTTCCAGGGAAAGGATCCCAGCTCCCTGTTGGCCTTGGACACCGGGCCTGGGGTCTGCCTTTTCGACGAGGCTGCGGGCACCCTAGGGCTCAGCTGGGAAGAGGCCACGGCCCTGGCGGAGGAGGCCAAGCCTGATGAGGAGGCCCTCAGGGCCTGGCTTTCTCATCCCTACTTCCAGGCCCCCCCACCCAAGACCACGGGACGGGAGGTCTGGTGGCTTGGGAACCTCTCTCCCCTCCCCCAGGAAGCCGGGACGCTCCTCCGCTCCCTTTTGGAGCTAACCGCCAGAAGCATCTTCCTAGCCTACCGCCGGTTCGTGGGCAGGGTGGACCGGGTCCTATTGGCGGGGAGTGGGGCGAGGAACCGGGTTCTGGTGGGGCTTCTCTCCCAAGAGCTTCCCGTGGAGCTCATGGGGAACCCGAAGGTACGGAAGGCCCTGGCCTTCGCCCTCTTGGGCTACCTGTACGCCATAGGGGAGGTGAACGTGCTGGGCCGGGCCACGGGTGGGCGCAACCTAAGGGCCGGCCAGGTGGTGTACCCAGACTAGGAGAAAGGCATGCTGCAAGGTCACATCCTTACCCCTCACGGCTTCCTGCGGGGCCGGCTCCACTTTTCCCAGCGCATCGAGGCCCTAGAGGAGGCCCCCGTGGAGGGCCCCTACATCCTCCCGGGCTTCCTGGACCTCCACGTGCACGGGGGAGGAGGCAGGGAGGTGATGGAGGGCCAGGAGGGCGTGGAGGCCACGGTGCGCTTCCACCTCCGCCACGGCACCACCGGCCTTTTGGCCACCACCGTGACCGCCCCCTTAGGGTCGCTGGAAAAGGCTCTTAGGGGCATCCGAGAGGCCATGGAAGGTCCCCTAGGGAAAGCCCTTCTGGGAGCCCATTTAGAAGGTCCTTTCCTCAGCCCAGGCCGCCTGGGGGCCCAGCCCCCCTTCCCTCTCCCCCCTGATAGGGAGGCGGCCGAGCTCCTCCTCTCCCTGGCCCCTGTACGGGTGGTAACCCTGGCCCCCGAGCTCCCCGGGGCCTTGGGGCTCATCCGCTTCCTGGCGGAAAGGGGCGTCCGGGTCCAGCTGGGGCACACGGAGGCGGGCTACGGGGAGGCCCTGTCCGCCCTGGAGGCGGGGGCGGTGGGCTTCACCCACCTCTACAACGCCATGACCGGCCTGCACCACCGCTCCCCGGGGGTGGTGGGCCTGGCCCTGGAGCGGGGGGCGTGGGCGGAGATC
The sequence above is a segment of the Thermus neutrinimicus genome. Coding sequences within it:
- a CDS encoding HAMP domain-containing sensor histidine kinase — its product is MSLRARLAYAFFLLAAAIGLLSLLLGYVVFRNLVERDIALDLAEVTGRVLKALEITDAGPRLSQGDVFLGTHYVFGFRLSRDGVPILEGGFAPKEGDAWRTAKVPWKEYVLEVHLRVEEYRRALGTYLRASLSLLLPLLLLAAFLGSYFAGVLSRPLQELAQAVESLSSLRFPKPLAPVRERELARVIHSFNRLVEAVRGALERERLLTRYASHELRSPLAVLRSQVEALKGGLLPLERVLPHLEGALARMERTLEGLLALSRAEGDLEVDLLPLELTGFLRDYLKGQEGVRFRYLPAAESGPGLGQLDPGPTEPAWILAHPLLLERMLDNLLENAQRHGAPPVEIGVGGGKEEVVIEVRDHGPGVTEEALPHLTQPFFRERKEREGLGLGLALVEQGVKRLGGTLELENARPGLRVRLRLPRWRGEAADLSR
- the lysA gene encoding diaminopimelate decarboxylase, with product MLDPAFQTALREALDRYPTPFYAYDWGRIQARWARLREAFPFARLFYALKANPRLGLLRRLRALGLGAEAVSLGEVLRAYRVGFSPDQVVWNGPVKTPEALSALRGRAPLVVLDSEGDVGRVARHLPEARVLLRVNPDLPVSTHGHLATGRGESQFGVLPEAVPGLVRSIRERGLTFLGLHLHLGSALGRVEDFLEGYRVLEALHPQVGPVEVLDLGGGFALDLPLELLGGPMGNLARLYGAQVWLEPGRYLVAEAGVLVSRVVGLKETRRRYVLLDAGMTSLIRPALYGARHPVLPLYPRGGREEGIFDLAGPACEAGDILAREVRLPVPREGEAIAILEAGAYGSSMSLHYLDTPRPLELLWTGEGWQVLRAQDPWERLWEGEA
- a CDS encoding serine hydrolase domain-containing protein, which produces MRARALLEEAVVRGVVPGLAFGVVYADGRREAFHLGLAQQVPEPVPLEEGFYFDLASLTKPLFTLREVLRAVEEGLLDLDDPLSQHLPEILWLKDHPLKGVSVRALLAHTAGLPAWEALYTWGEGEALKARVLQHPWPLGEPTYSDIGYILLGILLERVRGRPLAHFPLPPGLTFAPPKERSAATELCPWRKRVLRGEVHDENAFALGGAAGHAGLFGTLEGVLDQLSAILQGTWLSRAALEEMARPHGERLLGWERKRLGWQGGSLASEGAFGHTGFTGVGLWVDPVRGYAWALLTNAVHPTRHRPSLAPLRRAVGNALAAEVT
- a CDS encoding GntR family transcriptional regulator, with amino-acid sequence MAHGPLYLELARRLREGILQGNFQDTLPPERALSEAFGVSRDSVRKALDLLEEEGLVVRRQGSGTFVAKRATFRTRLKGFSEEMEALGMRPGTRTLGVEKGPATPEEAMALGLSPGEEVLRLVRLRLADGEPMALERATLPAWALEEAPPGSLYRALEAKGLRPVRALQRLRAVAAREEARLLGVEAGSPLLHLERISYLEDGRPIERVKSWYRADRYELLVELS
- a CDS encoding anhydro-N-acetylmuramic acid kinase gives rise to the protein MRVLGLMSGTSADGVDLVLAEFTGSPPDVVHRVLAHREVAYPEELRTRVLRAMRHGDTRELALLHHDLGRFYLEAALPFKGSAHLVALSGQTVWHEPPRATFQLGEPSHLALGLKVPVVHGFRGMDLAAGGQGAPLVAYPDLLLYGEAGKRKAVHNLGGISNLTYFQGKDPSSLLALDTGPGVCLFDEAAGTLGLSWEEATALAEEAKPDEEALRAWLSHPYFQAPPPKTTGREVWWLGNLSPLPQEAGTLLRSLLELTARSIFLAYRRFVGRVDRVLLAGSGARNRVLVGLLSQELPVELMGNPKVRKALAFALLGYLYAIGEVNVLGRATGGRNLRAGQVVYPD
- the nagA gene encoding N-acetylglucosamine-6-phosphate deacetylase; the protein is MLQGHILTPHGFLRGRLHFSQRIEALEEAPVEGPYILPGFLDLHVHGGGGREVMEGQEGVEATVRFHLRHGTTGLLATTVTAPLGSLEKALRGIREAMEGPLGKALLGAHLEGPFLSPGRLGAQPPFPLPPDREAAELLLSLAPVRVVTLAPELPGALGLIRFLAERGVRVQLGHTEAGYGEALSALEAGAVGFTHLYNAMTGLHHRSPGVVGLALERGAWAEIIPDGLHVHPAALRLALRAIPGLYGVSDAVAAAGMPDGVYPLGAHRVEKRGEGVWLGESLAGSTLTLDRALRNLVAWGLPLEEASRRLSLYPARYLGLSDRGEIAPGKRADLVVLDEALRVVEVYLEGERVA